From Streptomyces sp. SCSIO 75703:
GCCGGTGCCCAGGAGCAGAACGGCGAGCGGGAGGACCGCGACCGGGGGGATGGGGCGCAGGAAGTCGATGACCAGGCGGGTGCTGCGGAACAGGAACCGCGTGGACGCGAGGACCAGGCCCAGCGGGACGGCGAGGAGCGCGGCGATGGCGAAGCCCAGCAGCCAGCTCTGCACGGTCTCCCCGATGCTCGCCCAGAACCCGCCCTCGGCGAGCTGGCCGGCCAGGGCGGCAACGACCGCCGTGACCGTCGGGAACTGGTTCCCGACCGCGCCGCTGCGGATGATCAGTTCGACGGCCAGCAGGACTGCGGCCAGCGTGCCCAGCGGGAGCGGCCAGGGCCGCGCCGCGCGTTTCGCACCGCGGCGGGCCACCGCGGACCGGCGGACGGGCGGCGCCCCAGAACGCTGGGCGAGGGGTTGCGCGGTGCGCGGCAAAGCCATCTCGCTCCTCCTGAGAATTTCAGTAGACTCATCACCGTGGTGATGTGTTGCACATGCTTGCCCGAGGCTTCGCGCCCTGTCAAGGGCCTACAATTCATGGCGGTCGGCGGAAGAGGTGGCGGAGCGAAATGTCCAGCAGTGGCAACGAGTTGAGGGAGCTGGGCAAGGCGTCGGACGAAGCGGCGGCGGCACTCCCCACGCAGGGATGGCTCGAACCGCCGCAGCCGCAGGACCTCGTGCTCACCCTGCTCGCGGACAACGTGCGCAACCGCCTGGAGAGCGTCTGGTCGGGCGGGCTGGTTCAGCTGATCGGCGAGTTCGGGTTCTCCACGGGGGCCTCTCGGGTGGCCCTGGCCCGCCTGGTCCGCCGTGATCTCATCTCGCGGGTCAAGGAGGGCCGGCTGGTCTCCTACCGGCTCACCGACCGCGCCGAGCGGCTGCTGGCCGAGGGCGACCGCAGGATCTTCCACCTCGGCGGCGACCGGGGCCGGGGCGACGTGTTCACCGTCCTGTGGCACACCCTGCCCGAGAAACGCCGCCTGGAGCGGGGGCAGCTCGCCCGCCGGCTGCGGTTCCTGGGGTTCGGCTCGGTCCAGGACGGCAACTGGATCTCGGTCGGCGACCACGAGGAGGAGGTGGTCCGGCTCGTCACCGAACTCGGCGTGGGGGAGTTCTGCAGCCTGGTGACGGGGCGGCTGTCCACGGCCTTCAGCCTGCGCCCGATCGTGGAGCGC
This genomic window contains:
- a CDS encoding ABC transporter permease codes for the protein MALPRTAQPLAQRSGAPPVRRSAVARRGAKRAARPWPLPLGTLAAVLLAVELIIRSGAVGNQFPTVTAVVAALAGQLAEGGFWASIGETVQSWLLGFAIAALLAVPLGLVLASTRFLFRSTRLVIDFLRPIPPVAVLPLAVLLLGTGSEMKIWLVAFSALWPVLFQTVYGAQDVDPVARDTARAYGLNRLSQYRHVVLPGAAPYIATGLRLATTVALVVTIATELIVGSSGLGYRINQVRYANEIPQMYALILVAGVLGWLSTVVFRALERRVLHWHPSQRQEAVR
- a CDS encoding PaaX family transcriptional regulator C-terminal domain-containing protein gives rise to the protein MSSSGNELRELGKASDEAAAALPTQGWLEPPQPQDLVLTLLADNVRNRLESVWSGGLVQLIGEFGFSTGASRVALARLVRRDLISRVKEGRLVSYRLTDRAERLLAEGDRRIFHLGGDRGRGDVFTVLWHTLPEKRRLERGQLARRLRFLGFGSVQDGNWISVGDHEEEVVRLVTELGVGEFCSLVTGRLSTAFSLRPIVERAWDLPALNDRYDAFVREFGAAQEAAGQGDATAFRVRTQLMHNFRQFPALDPGLPPPLMPEHPARAAAISLLDRAYATLREPAQRHFDAVVGAGGG